The Clarias gariepinus isolate MV-2021 ecotype Netherlands chromosome 28, CGAR_prim_01v2, whole genome shotgun sequence DNA window tgaagatgttgaggttctctttgggagtgacacggatggataggatcaagaatgagttcatcagagggacaccccatgttagatgttttggagatgaagtcagagagggcagattgaggtggtttggacatgttcagaggagagattgtgaatatatcggtagaaggatgctgaggttggacctgccaggcaggaggtctagagaaagattTACGGATGCAGttagagaggacatgaagttagttggtgtaagagaagaggatgcagaggatagggttagatggaggcagattattcgctgtggcgacccctgaaagggaacagccgaaacaCAAAGAAGAAGTATAAGTGACTTAAAtgtaagtgataatattgataaTTTAATGCGTCCACTTGGCCTCTGCAGctcaggtggacacacattttagaatggatttcgagtcaataggtcacatgacctggaaggtattgaagtaaaatgcataattattaaatattaattattaataaaaatgaaaagtgatcATATTAACAAAAAGAAAGTTGTGCCCTTttcaggacaggtggacacacattttggaatagattttgagttaataggtcacatgacctggaaggtattgaagtaaaatgcataattattaaatattaattaatactcaatatgaaaagtgataatattgacaaaaaaagtttgtgccctctgcaggacaggtggacacacattttagattggattttgaggcaatatgtcacatgacctggaaggtattgaagtaaaatgcagaattagtACATATTAATTGTTAATCAAACTGAAAAGtcataatattgtagcgtttttacgccgggaagaatgctggagagacgagtgagcttatttgctacccaatgcaatggctgggagtactttattaagcacacagcatgtaaggcatgagcagcaccttcactcaggagcctacatccaattcagcactagcttaaactggagcacatttcacacgtcacacacccctcacacaaacagggccgaagccaccaacccaaacacctttccccatcatggtgaacacaccgacatccccgcaaggcatgctggtcgttagccgccgccccgcccacgccacactgcccccacccgagctgtgaccgtccctggtcaccatgacgaactccgttttggaggcgtggaggcggttggcgctggcggtgggaacgccggcgtcctttggcaggtgaggggtgaacgcgaatgtagtcctgaggcggtccggcctccagagttcgatggttccccggcgtgcggctgtggaggcgcaagacggtcccggtggggcaaaactcgtgcccgccctgccaaccgcacccggtagatgacatcggagagccgagctggctgtgagtgtccacgcccattcgccccatagatgcccccacccaaaagtcttgctgcggtgcccgcgagcgctgggcggggcccttctgcctggcgatgagcggttcacagttccacaacccgtgggaaacagtggagccggtgtccacgagcgcccgcagtaagacgccgtccggcacacagtcgatgtaaagccccgcggggctccccaaccgtccacccggcgctagtttagcggctgctagtgtacgctgtccctcaggcctgagaaccttgcagcggtagtccggcggtccctggcctcggcgtcgtcgcggaatctcggaagcggtgtcgaggcctagccgcgacgggtagccccgcccccggctaggttcacctaccaagcgccactgagctgcgggtgGTCTCTCGGCTCTTTcaccgtgatgtgccgccattatgggctcagcgcgcttgACCTtgcgcagcgcctccttacggtcacccgcgccgtcgcctcgctgcgaaacgtcggagagctgctcgttgcctagccgcgacgggtagccctgtccccggctaggttcacgaaccgagcgccactgagctgcaggcggtcgctcggctcttccgccgcgatgtgccgccaatatgggctcagcgcgcttggcctcgcgcagcggcagttcgctttgccggctaacagcgcacggagctgtatcttgctccggctcttgcgcagcgccagcctccgccccgagatccagcgccgggattttctgcttcccgctccgcgttggttgaagtggtgtgctcgcgctagctcctgTTCTtttgcgcgagtagtcgctccgctactcggcggcccgcttggatttttaaaaggtcctcctttgtgcgctcgaacccgttattctccatcccacttctgacaccaatgtagcgttttaacgCCGGGAAaaatggtggagagacgagtgagcttatttgctacccaatgcaatggctgggagtactttattaagcacacagcatgtaaggcatgagcagcaccttcactcaggagcctacatccaattcagcactagcttgaactggagcacatttcacacgtcacacacccctcacacaaacagggccgaagccaccaacccaaacacctttccccatcatggtgaacacacaccgacatccccgcaaggcatgctggtcgtcagccgccgccccgcccacgccacaatattgacaaaaaaaggttgtgccttTTGCAGGAcaagtggacacacattttagattagattttgaagcaataatttgtttatttgttttaaataccaatgtttataatattaatattatccgtatttcagtcggacagtaatttgcagacggtcagtggtcagtgttttgtaacaccccagcattttattgtctcaaacagtgagattaataaagttctaatcttaatgtgtttgctaacgctagtaacctaactaaatgctagcgtcatgctagtactacagttacagtttctttaccctgcaaacattctacagagaaagataaaaagctcagacatctttgccgtttatttcacacacaggtggatttttttttgtctaatataGCAGCtactgtcagctaaattatcttacctcagaccagcctgaaagtttgagtgtaaccttcacacggtaacagtaataaatcttacttatagtaataatttttcagtcatatgtgacttaggtgagtgaacatgtgtatacagaccttgtatttaacgtcattttcccttaaatgaaccgtcatcagcggtgtgggagcttaagagagacacgaagctctgactgacagccgctgaatccaccggtgaactttgggggaggagccaatcaaacttcaacccagcagctgggttacacaaaaactacccaactctctgtaaataacccagaagaattacaacccagcgtttgggtaaaaaaaaaaaaacaacccagcgttttttagtgtGTATGAAATACCCAAAACATAGTGCAGCacaacagctttacacaacatTTCAAGTAATGAACCTGTTGCGGGCTGACGCATGCgcaatttaaagcaaaaaacatGGTTTGGGGGtatattttactgcatttttCTATGTGATGGTTCTTACTGTTAACGAATGGGTAGCATAGATAGAATTTACCCATTACTTAAGGATTCGTTGGCTGGCTGCAATAATCATGTAAATTTTATATGGTTTCCACAGATTATATTTACCACTCTCCAAAATCacttttttcagtgtgtgtgttttgtttttagcctGCATATTGAACCCTAAAGTTTGTCTTAGGCTGAGCTACAGTtcataaatgaacatttatgcaaacacacacacacacacaccttataaGAAACATTTTTAGCAAAGGTAGTTTAattcgattttatttattttgtgtggtTGACAATAACCATTTGGACAGTGTAGGAAAATTTGCACTCATTTCTCCTATGATGAAGTGAAAATAAAGGTAATGGTAGGAAAGATACTGAATGGAAAAGGATGATGTAAAAGGTGTCATGGCAGGTTTAATTTATACAGTAGCTAATTGAatcatatagaaaaaaaaacttcataaaatgtctaaaaaaacaatacaaatactATCTAATTCCATTATTAGTGAATTAAATAATGTGCAACAGTGTACAGTAGCAACATAGGAAGCTGTCTGGAGAGATTTCTCCATTCCTATTCTGTAAGAAACTAGTGAGAGATCATTGAAAACTGgaaatacatttaggcatttggcagatgctcttatccagagcgacttacatttttatctcattatacatctgagcagttgagggttaagggccttgcttaagggcccaacattggcggttgtgaggtttgaacctgggaacttccgaaccgtagtccaatgccttaaaaGCTGAGCTACCCCTACATTGCGTTACAAAAACATTTGGTCCATGCAAGTtaatgatttaatatttaaaaaagatcaaAAGTCTTTATTCCCTCAGATGAACTCCCAGAGTGATAAACATTAGTTGTGCTTTTCTTTACCATGCCATGTTCATTGGTTTCTGTTTTTCATCCTCACCTCCCTTGTCTTGTTCTGTTCCCTTTTGTATGCCCTTGTCCTAAGTTTAGTCTTAACGTGTTTGTCTATGTATCTCctgctgtttctttatttaatttgagtCTTATAATGCATTATTAGTCTTAAACCCAGCCCTTTTTCCTGTTTTCTTCTTAGCTACATgtgcattatgtttttttctgtctttttaccATCTAGTTCATATTGATGTTTCTAATTTGTTGCTGTTTACCTGTGCTCTGACACCTCTTGTATCTCTGAAAAGAATTATAGTTAAGCACATGTTGAATTTAGGTACTTCTGTCCTGCCTCATCACTGCCTCCACTGGGTGTCCCGCTCCCAAAGGACAGGCATTGGCTGGTGACCCAGCTGGAGTTTGAACACAGTTGGGGCCCCAAAAGAGGCCAGTGAAGTTgtgatattacattttaattaaaccttAATTGAACAGAGGgtttattttacagtactgtgcaaaaatcttaatAATTTCCCCCCTCTTCTGTTCCACCCTCtcggcattcagcatcaccagtacactaatcacggccctgatcatctgtcatcatctgcacctgtttctcactggttcatgcttcAAGTTAGATGATGTTTTATGTGtgaatgattcatagatcaCTGTGTGGCCTAACAAATCAGGTTCAGgtactggactgaaaatgagaaccAAAAAACTGGCCAAaattgattacattaaaaatacaagaaagtctggctctttagaAGATAGAGAAATGAGGGTTGGTTCATAATTTTTGCACAGTCCTGTATGTGTTTCAGTCTGATGTTAATGTCATATGtctaattacataaattgtgttgagttttttcacttttttttttttgttaataaaccAAAGTGATTTAGTAGTTTTAGCAATGGCAATGGAGAGTGGTTATAAGAATGTCTTTACCATCTTTTAGTAGAGTAGAGTAGTGGTTGTGGTAGTCGTAGGAGTGGTGGTAATAGTAGATGTTGATCTAGGTGGGGTTGGTGTAGTTGTAGGAGTggtgtaagaaaaaaatttaaaataagttgTAGGCATTGAGGTGGTAGGAGTGGTGGTAGGAGTATTTGTAGGAGTGGTGGTAGGAGTATTTGTAGGAGTGGTGGTAGGAGTATTTGTAGGAGTGGTGGTAGGAGTATTTGTAGGAGTGGTGGGAGTGATAAGACATGACATAATTGTGTAAAGCAGAGGTCTATTGGTTGACAAAAAGGGGTCACACGTTAGTGGTTGAGTggttggtgtagtggttggtgtagtggttggtGTATTGGTAGGGGTAGTGGTAGGGGTAGTAGTTGGTGTAGTGGTAGGGGTAGGGGTAGTGGTATAGGTATTGGTTGGTGGGGGAGTGCTGGAGAAACTTGTTGGTCCTGGATTCACTGTAAGAAGAAGACAGTGTTAGTATTTttcattatgattatttattttattgttttgcacTAGTCACTAGACAAGTAGACAAGTTAGCATGGATTCTTACCCTGCATGGTTTTAGGGTTGATTTCCAGGccgtttatttcatttctgccACTGATGGCCTGTAGAAATACGTTTTTGATCACAATGGAATTGGTTTGTCCAGAGTCAAACCTGATGGTGGCCTGAACAACCACAGATCCAGCATTGTTACTAGAGATGGAgccagaaagaaaataaaacaacttgtGTTACTTAAGGTTTGACTACAAGGAAGATTTAGGTGGAAatttaggggggggggggcgaggGGGTGGGTGTTAGTCCTTGCTTTCCAATTACAGTACTTTGAATCGAAAAAAGCAAAccattttatcatgttttataaCAGTTAGTAACTTTAATTCATCATTACAATATGACATTGGAGGGATGAACTGGCTCGTTTTTACACATAAGCTTTACAATATAGTGTTTTTATCTGTCAACCATCATTGGTtggtgtactgtaaaaaaaaaccaacatgaTGCTAAAGGAAgaatgaaacatttatttagggTCATACCTGAAGGTCATGGCTGTTACACCTTGATAAAATTCATATGTGTCACAAGTGGAGCAGCCGTAGACTGAATAGAACTGGGATGAAAGAACAAGTTTAAATTTAGAGATTCTTTACATGATTCTAATTACTATTGTcttgtatgtaaatataaaatccaTTTTTATATTCAGTAATTTGGACATGTGGCATTAAAATTTGATAAGTACCCAGATTAGATAAAGcataatgtgtgtgcatgtctaaTGTGTTTTTGATGTTTAGACTTAACAAACCTCTTAATGAGTAAAGCAACTTATTTTTCCTGTAAGATGTTAACATTGTGAATTACTCACCACACCGCTAACTTCCTCATACATTATGTTATAGTCGTTAGACAAAGAGTTGATCAGAGAATCTGTAAATATGCGGTTTGTGATGTCCATGGTAAAGTCATATGTGGTTAATGTCTTCATGTTGGCTGCTTTTAATGCCAGAAGACTTGCACCTTCAGTAGAGCCTGCCatggtgaaaaagaaaaaaatcagaaaaggaaTACTTCCCTCTGTCTTtaatatgtaatgtaatgtagatTTACTCTTTTATGTATAATGTatgaattcaattaaatttaaactttatgTCTATTGTAttacaatgtaaattgttaatatttatatgtttatatgttaatatttaacgttatattatttgatattacctatttttattatatatttttatatgtactatttttttcatgttagtacaataatattttgtataataataaaactacacCTGGTTGTTGTTATAATAACTTTTGATAACAAAAAATTCTAATCACAAATTAcagtttaataaagttaaatgtGCATGTCTGAATTGTTGCTTTAAGGAAATATTTTAGCATTAGAATAAGCCTGGTCTTGATTCTGCTATTTGTATTCCAAACACTTTAATACTTAAAATGAACCCCAATACATATATCAcattcatatatacataaaataaaatatccaaaACTGTATATAGCATATAattgaaaaatacaaaaatataacattttaacattttgttttcgtttaaatatttttcttagttaataaaatttgtatttgtatttgtattttttttttatactatgtAGACTAATTAATAATGATTATCAGTTTATTTAACATTGAGGAATAACTAATGTTACTTACATGTACAACTACACTTAAAACAACTTACAGTCATCTATTAAAACATTGCACAAGCTTCCCACTAACCATAAGTCTTACCTGACATCACGAATATGGTGATGCAGAGAGCCACCCATGTGAGCTGCTTTGTGAAGACCTCCATCTGGATGAAAAGCAAAGTTAGTGTTGGATGTGGAGGtgaaatatttctgagatgacaAAGTCTGTAAGTTCAGCTCAACAAATCACAATTATCACAAGTGAAGCAGCTGCTACAATATATTCGAAAATCAGAAACAGGTGTGGCTAAAAAGAACCACCTACGGCTAGGATTTTTTGGGAGGTGTGTTAGTGCGTTTTACTGTAACTATGACACATTACACAGAATCATAGCTATTTTGTTTGCTTGTCTACCTCAGCTTACATAAGTAATGTTTGGAGCTTTATTCTTTTTCCGTCCAGTTAGTTTGTGTTATTAAACaaattctattttcttttaacCATGTTATATACTTGATAGTTAGTCTCGTACTTTGCAGTATAAgatttaaaacattacattacattgtaCTGAACTCCTCTTTGAAAAGATTTGGTCTTTCTAGACTAGGGTCACGAGTATATAAATTCACTTCCTTAACCTCAACTTCTTATCTACTATGTCTATAGACGTCAAGAAACACATTGTGTCGCAGTCAAGGTGAACagataaaaatgataaagatATAAAGACAAAGATACAGCAGTGGTGGGCAAAGTATTTCTGTAGTTGAATAAAAGCAGATATGTCAAATATTATTTAACTAAAAGTAAAGGCCGCGGATTACATTTGTACATgacaaaaagtacaaaagtacttacctttaaatgtatttaattttatttatatctaaACTACTGAGCTTGTATTGGCTCATAGTAGCATTAAAATCAGGGTTCTTCAAGCCTAATCCTGGAAGGCaagtgtataatataatatatatatttaaattaataatttaaataatatggtGGTGATATTATTTCAAATGCTACACACCACTGCATGAACTAGACTGAAAATGGCAGACAGAAACTTGCCAACAATGAGAAATGAAaaatgtccttcaggaagcctggagaactattcctccaaccagacattaaagaaaaatagcCTCTCGCAGCCAGGGGCCTAGAGATAATTGATTTCACCCAATTacacctataaaaaaaaaacaataaaaaaacatttatttattatttgttgtgGTATGTAAtggagtaaaattaaaactatcTAGTAAAAGTAAAGGTATGTGAAAATTGTAAATCTTAGTTTTAAATCTTGAGACTATGTTTTGGCtcatatttattaaaagtatttGCCACTATctgtgggataaaaaaaaaaatcaatgaagtGGAGAGATGGAAGAGCAGGGTTTCGGGTTTCAGAAATCAATGAGGACATGTGTAGTGGACATGCCCTCACTTCAGGACTATGTTGCAAAAATCCCTAGTGTTTTCTCTAGTGAGTCTATCTCTCTGGCTGAGGTTACCATCACTCACTTCCAGTATCAACCTTTTTTctggtcagggtcatggtggatctggaacctatcccagaaaGACTAGGTATGAAGcagtaatataattaaaatgatgaTCAGTTCATAACAAAATCTGAGGTTCTTGTGGCAGTTAAACACCTTTATAAAAGGAAGTCTACACGGAGGGATGAAATTTGGATGGGGTCTTTCAAGCCATGCATTTTGAAAGTGTTCGGTTTTTGAGTTATGAAACACTAATTACATTGAGTGATACACCAGGGAACAGCTGATCGCACTTAAGCCGGCCAGCATGAGAGATCCGATTCTGTTTAGAACTCTTTACATTCCAGATGAGATATGGAGGAGGATGTTGAGAGGATGCAGAGGTGAAATAGTACGTGGAGAGAGACCGGTAAGCCCCCCTGCTGGCTGTTTACATCAACAACATGTAGTGTAACCCCGGCCATGTAACTGTTAAAGAGCATGTTTGTAATCCTGATATTAAACTGCTGGCTGTCAGACTTCGCCCATATTATTTACCAAGAGAATTCTCTCATGTGATAATAAGTGCTGTGTACATTCCCCCATCTGCGAATGCCACTGCCGCGTGTGACATCATCCCCTTGGTAACTGCCAAACTTCAGATTCGCCACCCGGATGTCTTTCTCCTGATATCCGGCAATTTCAACCACTCATCGCTGACCAAGACTCTTCCCACTTTCACTCAATATGTGGATTGTCACATTTGGAAGGATGGGACACTAGACCTGCTGTATGCTAAAATTAAAGCTGCTTAAAATGCTGCAGCACTAACCCCCCCGGGGGGGTTGGATCACGACCTAGTCGAACTCCTGCCAATATCATATGCCTCCTGAAATCTTGTGCTCCACAACTCTGTGGTCTCCTTTCTGCATTATGAAAAACATCGTGCATCGTACCAGTCCCCAAAATACCTCGTGCCCTGTGCCCAGAATGACTACAGGCCTGTCACTCTGACACCGCATATCATGAAGGTGTTCGAGAGACTGATTCTGAATACACTTTGTTCCCTGGTGAAGTCCTCTATGgaccctcttcagtttgcctaCCAGCCTTTTCTTGGAGTAGAGGATGACATAATACACCTGCTTAATCAAACCCACTTCCACCTCGACAAACCTGGGACCTGTATAAGGAAgatgttctttgacttctcAAGTGCCTTTAACACCATTCAACCAGCAGTACAGGGGGAAAAACACTTCCTTGGTTTCCTGGATCATGGACTATCTGACCTGCCGTCCTCAGTATGATCAACTGCAGAACTGTGTATCCGAGACTGTGATCTGCAGCACCGGAGCTCCTCAGGGAACTGTActgtctccttttcttttttttttctatacatcTGACTTCAGATATAACTCAGAGTCATGCCATCTGCAGATGTTTTCTGACAACTCTGTAGTTGTATAAAGGATGGCAACATCCCTGAGTACCTGTCTGTGGTGGACAACTTTGTTTCCTGGTGTGATCGTAATCACCTTCAACtgaacatcaggaaaacaaaggagatggtgGTAGACTTCAAGAACAGTAAAACCCCTGTGACTCCTTTATCTATCCAGGTGGAGAGAATACAGAATACAAATATCTGGAAGTTCATCTGGACAATAAACATGACTGGTCACATAACAATAAAGGACAGAGccagttgtattttttttagaaggCTCAGGTCCTTTAACGTTTGCAACACCATCCTTCGGATGTTTTATGAGACTGTTGTGGCATGTGTCATTTTTTATGCCGTGGTCTGTTGGGGCTGCAACATCAAAGTGTCAGACAGAAATAGACTGGACAAAGTAATTAAAAGGACCGGATCGGTTCTAGGAATAGAGCTTGACACTGTGGTGGTTGTAACGGAGAGAAAATTAGAATTCTGTCCAAAACATGATCCATCATGAACAATCCTTCCCACCTACTATTCAGTGTTCCCTCTGACCAGAAGAGCAAATTTAGCCAGAGACTTATTACCACCAAGTGTTCTAAGTGTCACAGTAACGTGGACACTATAGAGAGAGCCTTCagtaacaataatattattacgCACACTCTAagcgctaagaagactcttaaagTAAAAGTGAAGTAATTACTTTTCTATGTGTGTTtctcgaactgtcccttaggagtcttcttaagtcgctgcaTCTTAAgtccgacgttacaaggcgctgtctacagtgaaggtactAAATTAGCTGACATCAGTTGCTCAGGAATAGATTTTTGACTCTTTTTGCATGACAGTGTTAAGAAAGACGGCactttttatgtaaattaaactATGCACAAAATTCTTCCA harbors:
- the LOC128516055 gene encoding G8 domain-containing protein DDB_G0286311-like, with product MEVFTKQLTWVALCITIFVMSGSTEGASLLALKAANMKTLTTYDFTMDITNRIFTDSLINSLSNDYNIMYEEVSGVFYSVYGCSTCDTYEFYQGVTAMTFSNNAGSVVVQATIRFDSGQTNSIVIKNVFLQAISGRNEINGLEINPKTMQVNPGPTSFSSTPPPTNTYTTTPTPTTTPTTTPTTTPTNTPTTTPTTTPTTQPLTCDPFLSTNRPLLYTIMSCLITPTTPTNTPTTTPTNTPTTTPTNTPTTTPTNTPTTTPTTSMPTTYFKFFSYTTPTTTPTPPRSTSTITTTPTTTTTTTLLY